From Primulina huaijiensis isolate GDHJ02 chromosome 15, ASM1229523v2, whole genome shotgun sequence, one genomic window encodes:
- the LOC140958592 gene encoding poly(A)-specific ribonuclease PARN — protein sequence MLRLAFWDWRMSYHREYLVRALLKARTRTPPFTRSICCAPSASNTGLKNVTKSNFEPALAELRRHVKEADFVSIDLEMTGLTSAPWRESFEFDRADIQYLKVKDSAEKFAVVQFGVCPFRWDPQSQSFVAHPHNFYIFPRQETPGECSSFEFLCQTSSLEFLAKYQFNFNACIYEGISYLSRSQEEAALRRFDSIHQNDVSDSPSNLRDVIDTQFVRISDILFTERMKSKLSEWRTELLHNKNGGSDILGSSNNLIQKFQTTFFQMRPAFMVNGLTSRQLRLIKLVTEKNFQDLVYVQVTDENSGPQHLIVYIDSTTDRDNLMMEVKARHRKVAEMKIKAAIGFRHVIDLLSAERKLIVGHNCFLDVTHVYRKFVGPLPSSADEFFSAVQMYFPYIVDTKVLLNADDVLFHIMKKGSTSLSKAFTLLCPQIAFGVPVSGVVDKSRIRVEVQVDDQSFSNWNSGAKHEAGYDAFMTGCVFAQACCHLGIDFNNQAPPVDLPGNEKLQKYINHLSLSWVNGDVVNLKTGKSDAESLGSNYHKKNKKILFPNMVLFWGLTSELRAGDIRDCMHKVFGKDSVTSIYHLDDTAVFVQFSEAKLVSDFLELKNSLDRENNPLTVLHPLSRILEGGCIRAASYETYKDICSSPLAEVLFSDQAEAV from the exons ATGCTACGGTTAGCGTTCTGGGATTGGAGAATGAGCTATCACAGAGAATATTTGGTTCGGGCCCTCTTGAAGGCCCGAACTCGTACGCCACCGTTCACCCGCTCCATCTGCTGCGCGCCATCGGCTTCGAACACGGGGCTGAAGAATGTGACGAAGTCGAACTTCGAACCGGCTCTAGCCGAGCTGCGGCGCCACGTGAAGGAAGCAGACTTCGTGTCTATCGACTTGGAGATGACGGGGCTGACCAGCGCACCGTGGCGGGAGTCGTTCGAGTTCGACCGAGCCGATATACAGTACCTGAAAGTCAAAGATTCAGCCGAGAAATTCGCCGTCGTTCAGTTCGGGGTGTGTCCCTTTCGCTGGGACCCTCAATCCCAGTCCTTCGTCGCTCATCC GCACAATTTTTACATATTTCCTCGGCAGGAAACTCCTGGTGAATGCTCATCTTTTGAGTTCTTGTGCCAGACATCCTCGCTGGAATTCTTGGCAAAATACCAGTTTAATTTCAATGCATGTATATATGAAG GAATATCTTATTTATCCAGAAGCCAAGAGGAGGCAGCATTGAGGAGGTTTGATTCAATACACCAGAATGACGTATCTGATTCGCCATCTAACTTGAGAGATGTCATAGATACACAGTTTGTTAGGATATCAGATATATTATTTACCGAGAGAATGAAGAGTAAACTCAGTGAATGGCGAACTGAATTATTACATAATAAAAATGGAGGATCTGACATTTTAGGGAGTTCAAACAACCTGATTCAGAAATTTCAAACTACTTTCTTCCAGATGCGACCAGCATTTATGGTGAATGGCTTAACTTCTCGGCAGCTGAGGTTGATTAAATTG GTCACTGAAAAGAATTTCCAAGATCTTGTTTATGTCCAAGTGACTGATGAGAATTCTGGTCCACAACACTTGATCGTCTATATAGATTCTACAACAGATAGGGATAATTTAATG ATGGAAGTTAAAGCTCGTCACAGAAAAGTTGCAGAAATGAAGATTAAAGCTGCAATTGGGTTTCGACATGTTATTGATCTCCTTTCTGCAGAGAGAAAGTTGATTGTTGGTCACAATTGCTTTCTTG ATGTTACGCATGTTTACCGCAAATTTGTCGGTCCTCTTCCTTCATCAGCGGACGAATTTTTCTCAGCTGTTCAAATGTATTTCCCATACATAGTTGACACTAAAGTGTTGCTGAATGCGGATGATGTGTTGTTTCATATTATGAAGAAAGGCAGCACATCTCTTTCGAAAGCATTTACCTTACTCTGTCCACAAATTGCTTTCGGTGTCCCAGTCAGTGGTGTGGTTGACAAATCACGTATTAGAGTGGAAGTTCAAGTTGACGATCAGAG TTTCTCAAATTGGAACTCGGGGGCCAAGCATGAAGCAGGATATGATGCTTTTATGACCGGATGTGTTTTTGCTCAGGCATGCTGTCATCTAGGAATTGATTTTAACAACCAAGCACCCCCTGTAGATTTACCAGGAAATGAGAAGCTCCAAAAGTATATCAACCACCTCTCTCTTAGCTGGGTGAACGGAGATGTTGTTAATCTTAAAACAGGAAAGTCTGATGCAGAATCTTTAGGCTCTAATTATCATAAGAAGAATAAGAAGATTTTGTTTCCGAATATGGTATTATTTTGGGGACTGACTTCGGAACTTAGAGCAGGAGATATTAGAGACTGTATGCATAAAGTTTTTGGCAAGGACTCTGTAACTTCAATTTACCATTTGGATGACACTGCTGTCTTTGTTCAGTTCAGCGAAGCGAAACTAGTTTCTGACtttcttgaattgaaaaacAGCTTAGATAGAGAAAATAATCCGCTAACTGTTTTGCATCCTTTGTCGAGAATTTTAGAAGGAGGGTGCATCCGTGCTGCCAGTTATGAGACTTATAAAGATATTTGTAGTTCTCCATTGGCAGAAGTGCTATTTTCTGATCAAGCTGAGGCCGTTTAG
- the LOC140958594 gene encoding uridine kinase-like protein 3, whose protein sequence is MGSKAIEDLIEASSGVHFSGFHLENADASSSIANQPVTSSTEDVKQPFVIGVAGGAASGKTTVCDMIIEQLHDQRVVLVNQDSFYHNLTPDELQRVHEYNFDHPDAFSTEQLLCVMEKLKIGQPVDIPKYDFKSYKNVFPARRVNRSDVIILEGILIFHDPRVRNMMNMKIFVDTDADVRLARRIRRDTVEKGRDIGMVLDQYSKFVKPAFDDFILPTKKYADIIIPRGGDNHVAIDLIVQHIRTKLGQHDLCKIYPNLYVIQSTFQIRGMHTLIRDAEATKHDFVFYSDRLIRLVVEHGLGHLPFTEKPVITPTGSMYTGVDFCKRLCGVSVIRSGESMENALRACCKGIKIGKILIHREGDNGQELIYEKLPTDISDRQVLLLDPILGTGNSAIQAITLLIKKGVPESNIIFLNLISAPKGVHEVCKRFPRLKIVTSEIELGLNEDFRVVPGMGEFGDRYFGTDDE, encoded by the exons ATGGGTTCAAAGGCAATTGAAGATCTGATAGAAGCTTCATCCGGGGTTCACTTTTCTGGATTTCATTTAGAAAATGCAGATGCAAGTTCTTCAATTGCCAATCAACCTGTTACATCTTCTACTGAAGATGTCAAGCAACCATTTGTAATAG GAGTTGCTGGAGGCGCAGCATCTGGGAAGACTACTGTTTGTGATATGATTATTGAGCAGCTTCATGATCAGCGAGTCGTACTTGTCAACCAG GATTCTTTTTATCACAATTTGACACCTGATGAACTTCAAAGAGTTCATGAATACAACTTTGACCATCCTG ATGCATTCAGCACAGAGCAATTATTGTGTGTAATGGAGAAATTAAAAATTGGTCAACCGGTGGATATTCCAAAATATGATTTCAAGAGTTATAAAAACGTCTTTCCTGCCCGGAGA GTTAACCGCTCTGATGTCATTATTTTAGAAGGTATACTTATCTTTCACGATCCTCGTGTGCggaatatgatgaatatgaagaTATTTGTCGACACAG ATGCTGATGTGCGCCTTGCTAGAAGAATAAGGCGTGACACAGTAGAAAAGGGTAGAGACATTGGTATGGTACTTGATCAG TATTCGAAATTTGTGAAGCCtgcttttgatgattttatactTCCGACGAAGAAGTATGCAGACATCATTATTCCGCGAGGTGGAGACAATCATGTTGCTATTGATTTGATTGTCCAACATATTCGGACTAAACTTGGCCAACACGATCTTTGTAAAATATATCCTAATTTATATGTAATTCAATCAACATTTCAG ATACGTGGCATGCACACACTGATACGTGATGCTGAAGCAACAAAACAcgattttgtattttattctgACCGGCTGATTCGCTTG GTTGTTGAACACGGTCTTGGGCATCTGCCGTTCACAGAAAAGCCTGTAATTACTCCAACTG GATCCATGTACACTGGAGTAGACTTTTGTAAGAGATTATGTGGTGTCTCTGTAATCAGAAG TGGGGAGAGCATGGAAAATGCTTTGCGAGCATGTTGCAAAGGGATCAAGATTGGCAAAATTCTGATTCATAGGGAAGGCGACAATGGTCAAGAA CTGATCTATGAAAAACTACCAACCGATATTTCAGATAGACAAGTCTTGTTATTGGATCCTATATTAGGCACAG GAAATTCTGCTATTCAAGCTATTACTCTGCTTATTAAGAAGGGTGTACCGGAGTCCAACATCATATTCCTTAATCTTATATCC GCACCTAAAGGAGTACACGAAGTTTGCAAACGCTTTCCTCGACTAAAGATAGTGACGTCCGAGATTGAACTCGGTTTGAATGAAGATTTCCGTGTTGTCCCTGGTATGGGTGAGTTTGGTGACCGGTATTTTGGCACTGACGATGAGTGA